Proteins from a single region of Spirulina major PCC 6313:
- a CDS encoding helix-turn-helix domain-containing protein encodes MPRTLCLHPDHKTTVLQALKRNRFLTQGDLAAHLEVARSTVSKFMNGHPVYLSKFEEICDVLDLDPREIMNPEPQPQTPQRRNFSGFHAYDDCWVGRDAIAADLSHTLQGQCRLLLIVGLTGIGKTALAERIAIALQDDLTQWQRANFDYAIKTTDFASTAIRWLDSFGVQIPPAQTHPELLRETLLDYLCQQPVLLVIDSVEALLTESDPDQGAIFVDPHWRDFFLGFLASEDNPSKIILTSQELPHEITPHRYHTFWQRHVLTGLRPAEQRALFTATGFDAEDESLQRLGAAYQGHPLVLRVILGEIWETFGGDVAAYWGAIAPQIIHVETTLAQAQNDANDAIGSDDDWQLHRLTRQVRQAVNQERLEITLSRLQHQQRSAYWLLCAAAAYRIPVQPEGWLIQLKHLSRRLGSPCDRLHQEQALQTLEHRFLVETEIDEHHQRRFGLHHLVRSVALERYQQLVQSP; translated from the coding sequence ATGCCGCGCACCCTCTGTCTGCATCCTGACCATAAAACCACTGTGTTGCAAGCGTTGAAGCGGAACCGTTTTTTAACCCAAGGCGACCTCGCGGCGCATCTAGAGGTGGCGCGATCGACCGTGAGTAAGTTTATGAATGGGCATCCGGTGTACCTGTCCAAATTTGAAGAGATTTGTGATGTGCTGGATCTTGATCCACGGGAGATCATGAACCCCGAACCCCAGCCCCAAACGCCCCAACGCAGGAACTTTAGCGGGTTTCATGCCTACGATGACTGTTGGGTGGGACGGGATGCGATCGCAGCAGATCTGAGTCACACCCTCCAGGGACAATGCCGTCTGCTGTTGATTGTGGGGTTAACGGGTATTGGTAAAACCGCCCTCGCTGAACGAATTGCGATCGCACTCCAAGACGACCTAACCCAATGGCAACGGGCCAACTTTGACTACGCCATTAAAACGACCGATTTTGCCAGCACCGCGATCCGGTGGCTTGATAGCTTCGGGGTTCAAATTCCGCCCGCACAGACCCACCCCGAACTGCTGCGGGAAACCCTTCTGGATTATCTGTGCCAACAGCCGGTTTTGTTGGTGATTGATTCCGTCGAAGCCCTGCTCACAGAATCCGATCCCGATCAAGGCGCGATCTTTGTTGATCCCCATTGGCGGGATTTTTTCTTAGGGTTCCTCGCCAGTGAAGACAACCCCAGCAAAATTATCCTCACCTCCCAAGAACTCCCCCACGAAATCACCCCCCACCGCTATCACACCTTTTGGCAGCGTCACGTTTTAACCGGACTCCGCCCGGCCGAACAACGCGCCCTGTTCACTGCCACCGGGTTTGATGCTGAGGATGAGAGTTTGCAGCGGTTGGGAGCCGCCTATCAAGGCCATCCCCTCGTGTTGCGGGTGATCTTGGGGGAAATTTGGGAAACCTTTGGCGGCGATGTGGCGGCCTATTGGGGCGCGATCGCACCTCAGATCATCCATGTCGAAACCACCCTCGCCCAAGCCCAAAACGATGCAAACGATGCGATCGGCAGTGACGATGACTGGCAACTCCACCGCCTCACTCGCCAGGTGCGCCAAGCCGTCAATCAAGAACGCCTCGAAATCACCCTTTCCCGACTCCAGCACCAACAACGGTCCGCCTATTGGCTTCTCTGTGCCGCTGCCGCCTATCGCATTCCCGTCCAGCCAGAGGGATGGTTGATTCAACTCAAACACCTGAGCCGCCGTTTAGGATCACCCTGCGATCGCCTGCACCAAGAACAAGCCCTCCAAACCTTAGAGCATCGCTTCTTGGTCGAAACCGAGATCGACGAACACCATCAACGCCGGTTTGGCCTCCATCATCTCGTGCGGAGTGTCGCCCTCGAACGCTATCAACAACTTGTCCAGTCCCCATGA